In the Bacteroidales bacterium genome, one interval contains:
- a CDS encoding redoxin domain-containing protein: MSWAQTSLDTAVNFTVKDVHGQTHNLFQYLEDDKIVVLDFFTVTCGPCATYASEISSSYRNFGCNSGNVVV; the protein is encoded by the coding sequence ATGTCTTGGGCACAAACTAGCCTTGATACAGCAGTAAATTTTACTGTTAAGGATGTTCACGGACAAACTCATAATCTTTTCCAATACCTGGAGGATGACAAAATTGTTGTACTCGATTTTTTTACAGTAACCTGCGGACCATGTGCAACTTACGCATCAGAAATCAGCAGTTCATATCGTAACTTCGGCTGCAATTCCGGGAATGTGGTTGTTTAG
- a CDS encoding T9SS type A sorting domain-containing protein: MIDFGTENGAEYPEVSGTEGNGNHVVSDYNVLSYPSVILILPNHTIPEPYIWPPSASHLDSIISQYGGLTTVCTTTIEDKLLAQQAITISPNPAMETCTIAWKGIKGVSSIRLISLQGLALLNWKEGFSSADAHNVQIDLTSICPGYYFIQLLSGETVIKSRALIVN; encoded by the coding sequence GTGATTGATTTTGGTACTGAAAACGGAGCTGAGTACCCTGAAGTAAGTGGCACCGAAGGAAATGGAAACCATGTTGTTTCCGATTATAATGTTCTGTCCTATCCCTCAGTAATCCTGATTCTCCCTAACCATACAATACCGGAACCCTATATCTGGCCTCCATCTGCATCACACCTGGATAGTATCATCAGCCAATATGGAGGATTAACAACTGTTTGTACTACTACAATTGAGGATAAATTGCTGGCTCAGCAAGCAATCACCATTTCTCCAAACCCTGCAATGGAAACTTGTACAATTGCCTGGAAGGGAATAAAAGGAGTAAGCAGTATCCGCTTAATTTCCTTGCAAGGACTTGCCTTACTAAACTGGAAAGAGGGGTTTTCATCAGCAGATGCACACAATGTGCAAATTGACCTCACATCAATATGTCCGGGATATTATTTTATCCAGTTACTTTCAGGAGAAACAGTTATTAAAAGCCGTGCCCTTATTGTAAATTGA
- a CDS encoding T9SS type A sorting domain-containing protein has translation MSGKEIKITGPSFKCLNISHLESGFYFLEITLDNNRITRKLVID, from the coding sequence ATGTCCGGAAAGGAGATCAAAATTACGGGACCTTCATTCAAATGCCTGAATATTAGCCACCTTGAAAGTGGATTCTATTTCCTTGAAATCACTTTGGATAATAACAGAATAACCAGGAAATTAGTCATTGATTAA
- a CDS encoding KpsF/GutQ family sugar-phosphate isomerase, which translates to MKTAQEIKEIAIQTILDEASAISKLKNSINDDFVQCVEWIIESKGRVVVTGIGKSANIGLKMVSTFNSTGTPASFMHAADAVHGDLGMIRQDDIILCLSKSGNTPEIKVLLPLLRLMGNKLVAVVGNTDSYLAKQADLVLDTTVQREACPNNLAPTSSTTAQMVMGDALAVALLECRGFTSGDFARYHPGGALGKRLYLRVSDLYIHNEKPTVHPNDDIKKVLLEISSKRLGVAAVMDKDALLGIITDGDLRRMLQNHASIEGLIASSIMTLNPRTIEADSLVSDALDIMRSNNITQLLVIQKKRYVGVIHLHDILREGII; encoded by the coding sequence TTGAAAACAGCACAGGAAATTAAAGAAATCGCTATTCAGACGATCCTCGATGAAGCTTCAGCAATCTCGAAACTGAAAAACTCCATTAACGACGATTTTGTTCAATGCGTGGAGTGGATTATTGAATCCAAAGGAAGAGTGGTCGTCACAGGAATTGGGAAAAGTGCGAACATCGGTCTGAAAATGGTTTCTACCTTCAATTCCACTGGAACACCAGCGAGTTTCATGCATGCTGCCGACGCAGTTCATGGCGATTTAGGCATGATACGCCAGGATGACATCATTCTTTGCCTGTCGAAAAGCGGAAATACCCCGGAAATAAAAGTATTGCTTCCTCTTCTTCGACTTATGGGGAATAAACTGGTTGCAGTTGTCGGGAATACTGATTCTTATCTCGCCAAACAGGCCGATCTTGTGCTTGATACAACGGTGCAGAGGGAAGCCTGCCCCAATAACCTGGCTCCCACTTCCAGCACTACCGCTCAAATGGTGATGGGTGACGCTCTTGCTGTGGCACTGCTTGAATGCAGGGGCTTTACTTCAGGAGACTTTGCAAGGTACCATCCCGGCGGGGCCCTGGGGAAAAGATTGTATCTAAGGGTGTCCGATCTCTATATACATAATGAGAAACCTACGGTTCACCCCAATGACGATATCAAAAAAGTCCTTCTTGAAATCTCTTCCAAACGACTCGGCGTAGCTGCCGTCATGGATAAAGATGCTCTACTCGGCATTATCACGGATGGTGACCTTCGGAGAATGCTTCAGAACCATGCTTCCATCGAAGGCCTCATTGCCTCCTCCATTATGACTCTTAACCCACGCACTATTGAGGCAGATTCATTGGTTTCTGATGCTCTCGACATCATGAGGTCAAACAACATTACTCAATTACTTGTTATTCAAAAGAAGAGGTATGTTGGCGTTATCCACCTTCACGATATCCTCAGGGAAGGAATAATCTAA
- a CDS encoding OmpH family outer membrane protein — MIVLFILYLTNKSGSSDDGMAQTLVKANSGNIAVAFVNNDSILENYELVKKLKVQLQAKGDRLSAEVANKQATFDKDAAYFQEQVQNKTISEQSAQEIYGSLMENQQKINELRDRYATELQQSEVEMNIALLDSVMNFLQRYNTKYKFDYILGFTKGGNILYANDTLDITNDVIKELNAEYKKQHPEK, encoded by the coding sequence ATGATTGTACTATTCATCCTTTACCTGACAAACAAAAGTGGAAGTTCAGATGACGGAATGGCTCAAACCCTTGTGAAAGCGAATAGTGGGAACATAGCTGTTGCTTTTGTGAATAACGACAGTATCCTTGAAAATTATGAACTTGTAAAGAAGCTGAAGGTACAATTACAGGCAAAAGGTGACAGGCTTTCTGCTGAGGTTGCCAATAAGCAGGCCACTTTCGACAAGGATGCAGCCTATTTCCAGGAACAGGTTCAAAATAAGACCATCTCTGAGCAGAGTGCCCAGGAGATCTATGGCAGTCTCATGGAAAACCAGCAAAAAATTAATGAATTGCGTGACCGTTATGCTACGGAATTGCAACAGAGCGAGGTAGAGATGAATATTGCCTTACTGGATTCGGTGATGAATTTCCTGCAACGTTACAATACCAAGTACAAGTTTGATTACATTCTTGGTTTTACAAAGGGAGGAAACATTCTTTATGCAAACGACACCCTTGATATTACCAATGATGTAATTAAGGAACTCAATGCTGAGTATAAGAAGCAGCATCCCGAAAAATAG
- a CDS encoding carboxymuconolactone decarboxylase family protein, whose protein sequence is MGQKLKEFNEYRARMNERILDVDSKVIRRIFNVDTNAYTEGALPVKTKELLGLVSSLVLRCDDCVRYHLIKCYENNVSEEELFETLGIATLVGGTIVVPHMRRAVEFWDDLKEQ, encoded by the coding sequence ATGGGCCAGAAACTGAAAGAATTTAATGAATATCGGGCTAGGATGAATGAAAGAATCCTGGATGTAGATAGTAAAGTCATCCGCCGGATTTTTAATGTAGATACAAATGCCTATACTGAAGGAGCCCTGCCAGTTAAAACAAAAGAACTGCTGGGCTTGGTCTCATCACTGGTGCTCCGATGTGACGATTGTGTCAGGTATCACCTGATTAAATGCTATGAAAACAATGTCTCGGAAGAAGAACTTTTCGAAACTTTAGGCATCGCAACCCTGGTAGGCGGCACTATCGTCGTGCCACACATGAGAAGAGCCGTCGAATTCTGGGACGATCTGAAAGAACAATAA
- a CDS encoding VOC family protein: MKRVTGIGGIFFKCKNPKAVREWYQEHLGLNTNPYGSVFEWWQGADSTKKGFTQWSPFNEKTTYFEPSTKDFMINYRVDDLEALVAALTKEGVTITDTIETYDYGKFVHIMDLEGNKIELWEPNDPEYEKLGLQIGSKTTK; the protein is encoded by the coding sequence ATGAAAAGAGTGACAGGTATTGGAGGTATCTTTTTTAAGTGCAAGAACCCCAAAGCAGTGCGTGAGTGGTACCAGGAGCACCTGGGGTTGAACACGAATCCATATGGGAGTGTATTTGAATGGTGGCAGGGAGCTGACAGCACCAAAAAAGGATTTACACAATGGAGCCCTTTTAATGAGAAAACAACATATTTTGAGCCTTCAACCAAGGATTTTATGATTAACTACCGTGTAGATGACCTGGAAGCACTGGTGGCAGCGCTTACGAAGGAAGGGGTAACCATTACCGACACGATTGAAACCTATGATTATGGCAAGTTCGTCCATATTATGGACCTGGAAGGCAATAAAATAGAACTTTGGGAACCGAACGACCCTGAATACGAAAAATTAGGTCTGCAAATCGGAAGTAAAACTACGAAGTAA
- a CDS encoding carboxypeptidase-like regulatory domain-containing protein, which translates to MICLLLNMSVYAQEITKVMGVVKDARTGEPLPFVNVYFKGTNAGATSDFSGHYSLESRKAIDTIIASYVGYMTERKAIQPNHFQVVDFALQLENIELSEVVIRPGENPAEVLLKKIIDHKDLNDPDKKETYHCEVYTKMQFDANNISEKLKNRRVLEPFKFVFEHMDTSTVNGKAYLPVMLSESFSDIYYRKSPRARKEFISATQISGIENASIAQFAGNLAQNINIYDNYIDLFQKNFPSPVSSLGLLYYKYYLIDSTNLDGKWCYNIMFKPRRKQEYAFTGNFWVNDTSFAIKKVEMRMVEDANMNFINDMLISQEFDVMENEHWMLTRDHIVADFNIVEDAKVTMGFYGTRTAIFSKYSFQPVKDEKIFSTPNNIIVMDNAIRREKEFWNHSRPEELTYREASVYRLADTLKKMPIFNTYYDIIETVFTGYYIHGNFEWGPYASLYSFNSIEGNRFRVGGRTSNDFSTRVMFDGYAAIGTRDKELKYKAGLIYMIGKTPDRVFTSSYKHDLEQLGVGDDAFREDFFFNSLFRRNPQDKLSMVDEIKWAYKHEWFTGFSNTLGMSNRRIYSLNKEGIRLYDSELDKYLSRNQITTTEVTLDLHYGYREKVLTGEFERVVVSSPYPVLDFQYTYGIPNLVNSDFEYHKAKIRVSQWFNSMSAGWSKYYVEAGKSWGRMPFPLMKIHSGNETFWYDESAFNLMNYYEFVSDEYVNFLFTHHFEGFFLNRIPAIRKLKWREVAQVRGVVGHTSLQNLQYNFFPEGTYSLGKPYFEAGIGIENIFRFIRVDGIWRLSYNDHPNANRFGVMVSMNFNF; encoded by the coding sequence ATGATCTGCCTGCTCTTGAATATGTCAGTTTATGCACAGGAGATCACAAAAGTGATGGGTGTAGTGAAAGATGCCAGAACAGGAGAACCTTTGCCTTTCGTAAATGTCTATTTCAAAGGAACCAATGCAGGCGCTACTTCTGATTTCTCCGGGCATTATTCCCTTGAATCACGGAAAGCAATCGATACCATCATCGCTTCCTATGTCGGATATATGACAGAAAGAAAAGCCATTCAACCTAACCATTTCCAGGTGGTTGATTTTGCTCTTCAATTGGAAAATATCGAGCTTTCAGAAGTGGTTATTCGCCCGGGAGAAAACCCGGCTGAAGTCCTTCTGAAAAAAATTATCGATCATAAAGACCTGAACGATCCCGATAAAAAGGAGACTTACCATTGCGAGGTTTACACAAAAATGCAGTTCGACGCCAATAATATCTCTGAAAAGCTAAAAAACAGGAGAGTGCTGGAACCTTTCAAATTTGTATTTGAGCATATGGATACCAGTACAGTTAACGGCAAGGCCTACCTTCCTGTCATGCTGAGCGAGTCCTTTTCAGATATATACTACCGGAAATCTCCAAGAGCCAGGAAAGAATTTATTTCAGCTACCCAGATCTCAGGTATCGAAAATGCCAGCATAGCCCAGTTTGCCGGAAATCTTGCCCAGAACATCAATATCTATGATAACTACATCGACCTTTTTCAGAAGAATTTCCCCAGCCCTGTTTCTTCCCTGGGCCTCCTATATTATAAGTATTACCTGATCGATTCAACTAACCTCGACGGAAAATGGTGCTATAACATAATGTTCAAGCCCCGTCGGAAACAGGAATATGCCTTTACCGGGAATTTCTGGGTGAACGATACTTCCTTCGCCATTAAAAAGGTGGAGATGAGAATGGTGGAGGATGCAAATATGAATTTCATCAACGATATGCTGATCTCCCAGGAATTTGACGTCATGGAAAATGAGCATTGGATGCTTACCCGGGATCATATCGTAGCAGATTTCAATATTGTAGAAGATGCTAAAGTGACGATGGGGTTCTACGGTACCCGGACTGCCATCTTCAGCAAGTATAGCTTCCAGCCTGTTAAGGATGAGAAAATCTTCTCTACCCCCAATAATATTATCGTGATGGATAATGCCATCAGAAGGGAGAAGGAATTCTGGAATCATTCACGCCCTGAAGAACTTACTTATAGAGAAGCTTCCGTTTACCGCCTGGCTGATACATTGAAAAAAATGCCGATTTTTAATACCTATTACGATATCATTGAAACTGTTTTCACCGGGTATTATATTCACGGCAACTTTGAATGGGGCCCTTATGCTTCACTCTATAGTTTTAACTCCATCGAAGGAAACCGCTTCAGGGTTGGAGGCCGTACAAGTAACGATTTCAGTACCAGGGTGATGTTTGATGGTTATGCTGCAATAGGTACCCGTGATAAGGAACTGAAATATAAAGCCGGCCTGATTTATATGATCGGAAAGACCCCTGACCGGGTATTTACTTCTTCCTATAAACATGACCTGGAACAATTAGGAGTAGGAGATGATGCCTTTCGTGAAGATTTCTTCTTTAACTCTCTCTTCCGAAGAAATCCCCAGGATAAACTATCCATGGTGGACGAAATTAAATGGGCCTATAAGCATGAATGGTTTACAGGCTTCTCAAACACACTGGGAATGAGTAACAGGAGAATCTATTCCCTGAATAAGGAAGGGATAAGATTATATGACTCCGAATTGGATAAATACCTCTCAAGGAACCAGATTACGACAACTGAAGTCACTCTAGACCTGCATTATGGGTATAGGGAAAAGGTCCTGACCGGAGAATTTGAAAGGGTAGTGGTGAGTTCACCCTATCCGGTACTGGACTTCCAATACACCTATGGCATACCAAACCTTGTCAATAGCGACTTTGAATACCACAAGGCAAAAATCAGGGTTTCTCAATGGTTCAATTCAATGAGTGCCGGCTGGTCTAAATACTATGTGGAAGCAGGTAAAAGCTGGGGAAGAATGCCTTTCCCACTCATGAAAATCCATAGCGGTAACGAAACATTCTGGTATGATGAATCTGCTTTTAACCTGATGAATTATTATGAATTTGTCAGCGATGAATATGTAAATTTCCTTTTTACCCACCATTTCGAAGGTTTCTTCCTCAACAGAATTCCAGCAATCCGAAAACTTAAATGGCGGGAAGTTGCTCAGGTCAGGGGCGTAGTTGGTCACACAAGCCTGCAAAACCTTCAATATAACTTTTTTCCGGAAGGTACCTATTCATTAGGGAAACCTTATTTTGAAGCAGGGATCGGGATTGAAAATATCTTCCGGTTTATCAGGGTCGACGGTATCTGGCGCCTTTCCTACAACGACCATCCTAACGCCAATCGATTTGGAGTGATGGTTTCCATGAATTTCAATTTCTGA
- the recQ gene encoding DNA helicase RecQ: MRGTKKTEEYKDYPLQDLLKKIFGFENFKDNQELIIRNVLSGNDTFVIMPTGGGKSMCYQLPAMILPGTAIIISPLISLMKNQVDAIRQFDSKKGIAHFLNSSLSKNEIADVKNDLTTGATKLLYVAPESLTKEENVNFFRDINISFFAIDEAHCISEWGHDFRPEYRRLRPIIESIGQKVPVMALTATATPKVQQDILKNLGMQDAALYKSSFNRPNLYYEVRTKQDDVNKEVIKFIKAHLGKSGIIYCLSRKQVEELAETLQVNGIKALPYHAGLDGPIRVTNQDKFLMEEADVIVATIAFGMGIDKPDVRYVIHYDMPKSLEGYYQETGRSGRDDGEGICLAFYAYEDIEKLEKFSKNKGVAEQEIANQLLMEVVSFAESSMCRRKQLLHYFGEIYPEENCGNCDNCLHPKTKIDGREQVDLALETILAVKQLSKAKHIVNILIGKITSNIKSYKHNELEMFGKGMEFSERFWDGVLRQMLIERLVAKDIENYGILKITAEGQKFLKKPYSILVASDTDPEESEDEELLAGGGARTSTTDKTLFSLLKDLRKEIARKENLPPFVIFQDPSLEDMAIQYPITQDELQRITGVGAGKAQKYGKPFLELIANYVEENEIIRPMDMVVKSVVNKSGLKVYIIQNIDRKISLEDIAIAKNLTADELLSEIEHIVASGTKIDLNYYIDETIDPYHQEEILDYFGEAETDSVHDALKELGENEFSEEEIRLMRIKFMSEVGN; encoded by the coding sequence ATGCGCGGAACGAAGAAAACTGAGGAATACAAGGATTATCCACTTCAAGACTTGCTTAAGAAAATTTTCGGATTCGAAAATTTCAAGGACAACCAGGAGCTCATAATACGCAATGTATTATCGGGTAATGACACATTTGTTATCATGCCAACAGGCGGAGGTAAATCGATGTGTTATCAGCTTCCTGCCATGATTTTACCGGGTACGGCAATTATCATATCTCCCTTGATTTCCCTGATGAAGAACCAGGTGGATGCTATCCGGCAATTTGATTCCAAGAAAGGCATTGCACATTTCCTGAATTCTTCGCTCAGCAAGAATGAGATTGCAGATGTTAAGAATGATCTAACTACAGGTGCAACCAAGTTACTGTATGTTGCACCGGAATCCCTGACTAAAGAAGAGAATGTCAATTTTTTCAGGGATATCAATATTTCTTTTTTTGCCATTGATGAGGCACACTGTATTTCGGAGTGGGGTCATGACTTCCGTCCTGAATACCGGCGCTTGCGTCCCATCATTGAATCCATTGGGCAGAAAGTGCCTGTGATGGCATTAACAGCGACAGCCACGCCAAAGGTTCAACAGGATATCCTTAAAAACCTTGGCATGCAGGATGCTGCTCTTTACAAATCATCTTTCAACAGGCCGAACCTTTATTATGAGGTACGGACCAAGCAGGATGATGTTAATAAGGAGGTTATTAAATTTATTAAAGCCCATTTAGGCAAGTCAGGGATCATTTATTGTTTATCCCGCAAGCAGGTAGAAGAACTGGCAGAAACGCTGCAGGTAAATGGCATTAAGGCATTACCTTATCATGCCGGTTTGGATGGACCTATCCGGGTAACAAATCAGGATAAATTCCTGATGGAGGAAGCGGATGTAATTGTTGCCACCATTGCCTTTGGGATGGGTATTGACAAACCTGATGTAAGGTATGTGATCCATTATGATATGCCCAAGAGCCTTGAAGGCTATTACCAGGAGACCGGCCGTTCGGGGCGTGATGATGGTGAAGGTATTTGCCTGGCCTTCTATGCCTATGAAGATATTGAGAAACTGGAGAAATTCAGTAAGAACAAAGGCGTTGCTGAGCAGGAGATAGCGAATCAGCTTTTAATGGAAGTGGTTTCATTTGCTGAATCATCGATGTGCAGGAGAAAACAGCTGCTTCATTATTTTGGTGAAATCTACCCTGAAGAAAACTGTGGAAATTGTGATAATTGCCTGCATCCAAAGACAAAAATTGACGGAAGGGAGCAAGTGGATCTTGCATTGGAGACCATATTGGCAGTCAAGCAGTTATCTAAAGCCAAACATATTGTCAATATATTAATTGGCAAGATTACTTCGAACATCAAATCATATAAGCATAATGAGCTTGAGATGTTCGGGAAAGGGATGGAATTCAGTGAACGATTCTGGGATGGCGTTTTGCGTCAGATGCTTATAGAGCGCCTGGTTGCAAAGGATATCGAGAATTACGGAATTCTAAAGATCACCGCTGAAGGGCAGAAATTTCTGAAAAAGCCTTATTCCATTCTCGTAGCGAGCGATACTGATCCTGAAGAATCGGAGGATGAAGAATTATTAGCCGGAGGAGGTGCCCGGACGAGTACTACTGACAAGACTTTATTTTCCTTATTAAAGGATTTGAGGAAAGAGATTGCCCGTAAAGAGAATTTACCTCCTTTTGTGATTTTCCAGGATCCTTCGTTGGAGGATATGGCCATTCAGTATCCTATTACCCAGGATGAATTGCAGAGGATTACCGGTGTTGGAGCCGGGAAAGCTCAGAAATACGGCAAACCCTTCCTTGAATTAATAGCCAATTATGTAGAGGAGAATGAGATCATTCGCCCTATGGATATGGTGGTAAAATCGGTGGTAAATAAGTCAGGGTTAAAGGTTTATATCATTCAGAACATCGACCGAAAGATCTCTTTAGAGGATATTGCAATAGCCAAGAACCTGACAGCTGATGAATTGCTTTCAGAAATTGAGCATATTGTTGCTTCCGGCACCAAGATCGACCTGAACTATTATATTGATGAGACCATAGATCCTTATCACCAGGAAGAGATCCTTGATTACTTTGGAGAGGCAGAAACGGATTCCGTTCATGATGCATTAAAGGAACTCGGTGAAAATGAATTTTCTGAAGAAGAGATCCGTTTGATGAGGATAAAATTCATGTCTGAGGTAGGAAATTAG
- a CDS encoding DUF4296 domain-containing protein, which yields MRNLLFILLIFVALSCENGNGLFSNLPRGVLSKSEMVDLLVDIHLAESALRVGNIQHVSVADSIYQKSQFAEVFKEHDVKPDDFQKSMKYYTERVSLLDEIYTSVIDRLTEMESELQGTEKKDDKVLKPDTAKNQVKTPPAVKVKNPAQ from the coding sequence GTGAGAAATTTACTGTTTATACTCCTGATCTTCGTGGCTCTTTCCTGTGAGAATGGAAATGGGTTATTCAGTAATCTGCCCAGGGGGGTATTAAGTAAATCGGAGATGGTTGATTTACTGGTTGATATTCATTTGGCTGAATCTGCTTTAAGAGTAGGAAATATCCAGCATGTTTCTGTTGCTGATTCCATTTACCAAAAGTCGCAATTTGCTGAAGTATTCAAGGAGCATGATGTCAAGCCTGATGATTTCCAGAAAAGCATGAAGTATTATACTGAGAGAGTCAGTCTCCTGGATGAGATTTATACCAGTGTAATTGACCGACTGACAGAGATGGAATCGGAGTTACAGGGAACTGAAAAGAAAGATGACAAAGTTTTAAAGCCTGACACAGCAAAGAACCAGGTCAAGACACCTCCTGCGGTAAAAGTCAAAAATCCCGCTCAATAA
- the deoC gene encoding deoxyribose-phosphate aldolase codes for MVDNMDGHNSKPVIESTRLARLKIILGLLDLTTLEGTDHDQRVKELCEKAIAIKKVSGISPAAICVYPVFVRTAKRSLGESGIAVASVAGAFPSGQSPLSIRVAEVEYAVNEGADEIDMVISRGRFLSGDFDFISEEVAAIKKACNKAHLKVILETGELITPENIRKASELAVLAGADFIKTSTGKVQPAATLEAMSVMLEVIKEHHQASGKLIGIKPAGGISTPDQALQYFDLVETKLGAEWLKPALFRIGASRLADGILAELNVQL; via the coding sequence ATGGTTGATAACATGGATGGACATAATTCAAAACCTGTAATAGAGTCAACCCGGCTGGCTCGCTTGAAAATAATTCTTGGGCTTCTGGATCTCACAACCCTCGAGGGGACTGACCATGATCAACGTGTTAAAGAGTTGTGTGAAAAAGCAATTGCCATCAAAAAGGTGAGTGGAATTTCTCCTGCTGCAATATGTGTTTATCCTGTGTTTGTGCGAACAGCAAAAAGAAGTCTGGGGGAATCAGGGATTGCCGTTGCTTCTGTGGCAGGGGCTTTTCCTTCCGGACAATCCCCCTTGTCAATCAGGGTGGCTGAAGTTGAATATGCTGTAAATGAAGGCGCTGACGAAATTGATATGGTGATATCAAGAGGTAGATTTCTATCCGGAGATTTTGATTTTATCTCGGAAGAAGTGGCGGCAATCAAAAAGGCCTGTAATAAAGCTCATCTGAAAGTGATACTTGAGACCGGGGAACTGATTACTCCTGAAAATATAAGAAAAGCCAGTGAATTAGCGGTTCTTGCCGGTGCCGACTTTATTAAAACATCAACCGGGAAAGTACAACCTGCTGCAACATTAGAAGCTATGTCGGTGATGCTGGAAGTTATAAAAGAGCATCATCAGGCTTCTGGAAAGTTGATAGGTATTAAACCTGCTGGTGGCATCTCTACCCCTGATCAGGCATTGCAATACTTTGATCTTGTTGAAACAAAACTGGGTGCAGAATGGCTCAAACCAGCACTCTTCAGGATCGGGGCAAGCCGTTTAGCCGATGGAATCCTTGCAGAACTTAACGTCCAACTTTAA
- a CDS encoding Fic family protein, whose amino-acid sequence MDNFQNKLNFDFKYNQQIIKLIGFIDSFKGKWNIVEQRENVYLKELRKIATIESIGSSTRIEGAQMTNEEIKELLNNMEITKLKTRDQQEVVGYYDVLELIYESYPQIKISTNDILFLHHRLLKYSIKDDRHRGKYKNLSNKVVANYPDGTQKIIFNTTEPHLVEKEINELIAWTNQQLAIREMHPLVIIAVFIYEFLSIHPFQDGNGRLSRLLTNLLLLKNDYQFIQYVSFENLIEQKKKSYYEALMDGQKDRYSDSERINSWVLYFLDSLQTLIQRLEQKYDVFKSKGGYLNERQKK is encoded by the coding sequence ATGGATAACTTCCAAAATAAATTAAACTTCGATTTTAAATACAATCAACAGATTATCAAACTAATTGGCTTTATTGATTCATTTAAAGGCAAATGGAATATTGTTGAACAAAGAGAAAATGTTTATCTGAAAGAACTCAGAAAAATAGCAACAATTGAATCAATAGGATCATCAACGAGAATTGAAGGTGCTCAGATGACAAATGAGGAGATTAAAGAGCTTCTCAATAATATGGAGATTACAAAATTAAAGACCAGAGATCAGCAAGAAGTAGTCGGGTATTATGATGTTCTAGAGCTTATCTATGAAAGTTATCCTCAAATAAAAATATCAACCAACGATATCTTGTTTTTACATCATAGACTATTAAAGTACAGTATCAAAGACGATAGACATAGAGGTAAATATAAAAACCTTTCTAATAAAGTAGTTGCAAATTATCCTGATGGTACACAGAAAATAATATTCAATACAACTGAACCACATCTAGTTGAAAAGGAGATAAATGAACTAATTGCCTGGACAAATCAGCAATTAGCAATCAGAGAAATGCATCCACTGGTTATTATTGCGGTTTTTATATATGAATTCCTTTCTATTCATCCTTTTCAAGATGGAAATGGCAGGCTATCCCGATTGTTGACAAATCTTCTTCTGCTTAAAAATGATTATCAATTCATTCAATATGTTTCATTTGAGAATTTGATAGAGCAAAAGAAAAAATCTTATTATGAAGCCCTAATGGATGGACAAAAAGATAGATATTCAGATTCTGAGAGAATAAATTCTTGGGTTTTGTACTTCTTGGATTCATTACAAACATTGATTCAAAGACTTGAACAAAAATATGACGTGTTTAAATCTAAAGGTGGATACCTTAATGAAAGGCAAAAAAAATAA